ATGCCTACGCCGGGGCATGTTGGCCGGGACCCTTCACCCTGATCTTGCCCGCGACGTCGGCGGCGCCCGCCGCGGCCACGCGTGGCCGCGCAGACGTGGCGATACGCGTGCCCGGACCCCTGCAGCTCCGCGCGTTGGTGGCTGCCGCGGGCGGCCTTCTGGTCTCGACAAGCGTCAACAGGGCCGGAGACCCCCCCCTGACGTCCCTGGAGGACGCCATCGCATTCTGCGGGGACGAGGTGGATATCGTGGGCGACGTGACCTGGCTCGGCGACGACGCGGCGTCGGGCGGCGTGGCCTCCGGCCTCATCGACCTGACCTCCTGGCCGCCCCGTGTGATGCGCGCCGGCTGCATCGCTCCACCCGATTGGTAGGAAAGCGTCGTTAGGCGTTGACAAGAAACACGATACATATGCAGGCTTTCTTGACGGCCTGACATGGGCACTCTAACTTTGGGACCTGGACGGTGATCGCCATGTCCACCGGTGAAGTCCTGTTCATCTGCTCGGGGAACACGTGCCGCAGTCCGCTGGCGGCGGTGATCGCCGAGGCGCGGCTGGGGGCGAGCGGAGTGTGCTGCGTTTCCGCGGGGCTCGACGCCGTCGCCGGCTGTCCCGCCACCGCCGAATCGTGTGAACAGGCCGCCGAGCGCGGTCTGGACCTCTATCGGCATCGCTCGCGCGCGGTGGATTTCCTGACCCTCGACGATGTGGATTGGGTCATCGGCATGACCGTGGACCACCTCAGGCGCTTCAGGAACGAGCGTCCGGACTACGGGGGTCGCGTGGGGTTGCTGGGCCTGCCGGGCGTGGACCTCGCCGCCGGCGGCGACCCGTTCGCCGGCGAGCAGGTGGACGATCCCTACCGCCGCGGCACGGCCGCGGCGTACGAGGCGATGGCCGAACAGGTGGAGAGACTGGTCGCCGCGTGGGCATCGGTGTTCCTCGGAGGTGGGGCGTCATGATGATCGCCATCGGCAACGATCACCGCGGGTACGCACACAAGGTCGCCCTTGTCCGTCGGCTCGAGCGCGGGGGCCATGGGGTGCTCGACATGGGGTGCGGCGACTGCGCGTCGGCGGACTACCCCGATCACGCCCTGGCCGTGGGGGAGGCCGTCGCCGCGGGCGACGCCGAACTGGGCGTGTTGATCTGCGGTTCGGGCATCGGCATGAGCATCGCCGCCAACAAGGTGCCTGGCATACGCGCGGCCCTGTGCTGCAACGACGAGATGGCGGCGACGACCCGTCGCCACAACGATTCGAACGTGATCTGCTTCAGCGGCGATCACACTTCCATCGCCGACGCGGAACGCATGCTGGAGTTGTGGCTGGCAACGGAATTCGAGGGCGGCCGACACGCCCGTCGCGTGGACAAGATCCGCGCCTTCGAGAGAAGGGACGGGGACCGCAAGGCCGACGCCTGAGAGGGCGCGACCCATACCATGGAGCAAACGATGAACCAGAACCTGCATGAGGTGGATCCGGCGATCGGGGCCATCGTCGACAAGGAGCTCGGGCGCCAGCGCGACCAGCTCGAGATGATCGCCAGCGAGAACTTCACCAGTCGCGCCGTGATGGAAGCCATGGGCAGCGTCCTGACCAACAAGTACGCGGAGGGTTACCCCGGCAAGCGCTACTACGGCGGCTGCATCTATGTGGACGAGGCGGAGACCCTGGCCAAGCAGCGGGCTCTGGAGCTTTTCGGCGCCGAACGCGCCAACGTGCAGCCCCACTCGGGCTCGACCGCCAACATGACTGCGTATCTCGCGTTCCTCAAACCGGGCGACAAGATCCTGGGCCTGTCCCTGTCGCACGGCGGGCACCTGACCCACGGCCATCCCGTCAACTTCTCGGGGCTGCTTTTCGCGGCGACCCACTACGAGGTTGACCGCGAGACCGAGACCATCGACTACGACCGCCTGCGCGAGCAGGCCCGGGCGGAACGGCCCCGGATGATCGTCGGCGGCGCCAGCGCCTATCCCCGGTTCTGGGACTACGAGATCCTGCGCGGGATCGCTGACGAGATCGAGGCGATCCTGCTGTTCGACATGGCGCACGTGGCCGGCCTGGTCGCCGGCGGCGTCCATCCCAGCCCGGTGCCCCTGTGCGACGTGGTCACATCGACGACCCACAAGACCCTGCGCGGACCCCGCGGCGGCATCGTTCTCTGCAAGAAGGAGCACATCAAGGCCGTCAACAAGATGAACTTTCCCGGCATCCAGGGCGGACCGCTCATGCACGTGATCGCTGCCAAGGCCGTCTGCTTTCACGAGTGCCTGCAGCCGGCCTTCAAGGTCTACGCACAGCAGACGGTCGAGAACGCGGCCGTGCTGGGCGAGTCCCTGCGCGAGCGCGGTTTCCATCTCGTGAGCGGCGGCACGGACAATCATCTGTTGCTGGTGAACGTCGCGAACAAGGGCCTGACCGGCAAGGACATGGAGGAGCTGCTGGAACGGGTTGGCATCACGGTCAACAAGAACACGGTGCCTTTCGACCAGGAGAGCCCGTTCGTGACCAGCGGCGTCAGGCTGGGCACGCCAGCCCTGACGACCCGGGGCATGGGACCCGAGCAGATGCGCCGGATCGCCGACGTGATGGACCGGGCCGTGATCGCCCGCGCCGACGAGGAGGCGCTCGACGGGCTGCGCTCCGAGACCCTGGACCTGTGCCGGTCGTTCCCGCTCTACCCCGACCTGTAGGGAGCCGACAGTGAAGTGCCCCCTCTGCGGCGCGGATGATGACAAGGTCGTGGACAGCCGCTCCGTCCGCGAGGGGCTCGCCGTGCGCCGCCGGCGCGAATGCACGGCCTGCCACGAGCGCTTCACCACCTATGAGTACATCGAGGCCAAG
This genomic window from bacterium contains:
- a CDS encoding L-threonylcarbamoyladenylate synthase, producing MVRRTSDPRTLAASLAEGAVALMRTDTLPGLHCRADHAAAVSRIVALKARADDKPLLVLCDTLDRACGVGTFTSPEANAYAGACWPGPFTLILPATSAAPAAATRGRADVAIRVPGPLQLRALVAAAGGLLVSTSVNRAGDPPLTSLEDAIAFCGDEVDIVGDVTWLGDDAASGGVASGLIDLTSWPPRVMRAGCIAPPDW
- the rpiB gene encoding ribose 5-phosphate isomerase B, encoding MMIAIGNDHRGYAHKVALVRRLERGGHGVLDMGCGDCASADYPDHALAVGEAVAAGDAELGVLICGSGIGMSIAANKVPGIRAALCCNDEMAATTRRHNDSNVICFSGDHTSIADAERMLELWLATEFEGGRHARRVDKIRAFERRDGDRKADA
- a CDS encoding serine hydroxymethyltransferase — translated: MEQTMNQNLHEVDPAIGAIVDKELGRQRDQLEMIASENFTSRAVMEAMGSVLTNKYAEGYPGKRYYGGCIYVDEAETLAKQRALELFGAERANVQPHSGSTANMTAYLAFLKPGDKILGLSLSHGGHLTHGHPVNFSGLLFAATHYEVDRETETIDYDRLREQARAERPRMIVGGASAYPRFWDYEILRGIADEIEAILLFDMAHVAGLVAGGVHPSPVPLCDVVTSTTHKTLRGPRGGIVLCKKEHIKAVNKMNFPGIQGGPLMHVIAAKAVCFHECLQPAFKVYAQQTVENAAVLGESLRERGFHLVSGGTDNHLLLVNVANKGLTGKDMEELLERVGITVNKNTVPFDQESPFVTSGVRLGTPALTTRGMGPEQMRRIADVMDRAVIARADEEALDGLRSETLDLCRSFPLYPDL